The Gemmatimonadota bacterium genome has a segment encoding these proteins:
- a CDS encoding redoxin domain-containing protein encodes MKSLLDDKQRNDAELLALAIDPPDLLQKMATQIATDGMPANFTFLSDPGHRVIDRYGLWNPAGQGWPHPTVYVIDRKGVVRWKFTEVNYKIRPTNAMILEALGKVSGDR; translated from the coding sequence CTGAAGAGCCTGCTCGATGACAAACAGCGGAATGACGCTGAACTCCTGGCGCTGGCCATCGACCCGCCCGACTTGCTGCAGAAGATGGCCACCCAGATCGCGACCGACGGGATGCCGGCCAACTTCACCTTCCTGTCGGATCCCGGCCATCGGGTGATCGACCGCTATGGGTTATGGAACCCGGCGGGGCAGGGCTGGCCGCACCCCACGGTGTACGTCATCGACCGCAAGGGGGTGGTGCGCTGGAAGTTCACCGAGGTGAACTACAAGATCCGACCGACCAACGCGATGATTCTCGAGGCGTTAGGCAAGGTGTCGGGGGATCGATGA
- a CDS encoding TlpA family protein disulfide reductase — protein MRHLGWVAVFLACSGASSGGTADRAPRFVAQTLDTTPVQRTLDDYRGQPILLNVWATWCDPCREEMPSMEALYQRFQDRGFRIVAVSIDSPDQAGLVREFVAEHRLTFDILHDPESAIMGQYPVRGVPQSFLISRDGRIVATRFVADWNSPAYVALVDSVIALGQ, from the coding sequence ATGAGGCACTTGGGGTGGGTCGCGGTCTTCCTGGCATGCTCTGGGGCGTCGAGCGGCGGCACGGCGGATCGTGCCCCGCGATTCGTCGCGCAGACGCTGGACACCACCCCGGTCCAGCGCACGCTCGACGACTATCGGGGGCAACCCATCCTGCTCAACGTCTGGGCGACCTGGTGCGACCCCTGTCGTGAGGAAATGCCGAGCATGGAGGCGCTCTACCAGCGCTTCCAAGATCGCGGATTTCGCATCGTCGCTGTCTCGATCGACAGCCCGGACCAGGCCGGACTCGTTCGTGAGTTTGTGGCCGAACATCGACTCACGTTCGACATCCTGCATGACCCGGAAAGTGCGATCATGGGGCAGTATCCGGTGCGGGGGGTGCCACAGTCCTTCCTGATCTCGCGGGACGGTCGCATCGTCGCGACGCGCTTTGTCGCCGACTGGAACTCGCCGGCTTACGTCGCGCTCGTGGACTCCGTGATCGCCCTCGGCCAATGA
- a CDS encoding ergothioneine biosynthesis protein EgtB, translated as MRGAVDVSTELSGRFADSRHRTEFLCRPLAVEDYVVSSMSDVSPTKWHLAHTSWFYETFLLADHDPSYRSPHPRYAYLFNSYYVQAGERHCRAQRGLVTRPTVEEVFAYRAHVTAAVARLIDRIAGDAAHPAWAIVELGIQHEQQHQELLLTDIKHVFWMNPLRPAYREVLPRGETARPTAWRTCDEGVRVIGHHGEGFAFDNEGPAHRVFLEPFRVADRLVTNGEYLAFMEDGGYRRAEFWLSNGWATVQQQHWLSPLYWEHGPDGWHEFTLGGEAPLDPAAPVTHVSYYEADAFARWSGHRLPTEAEWEVVAAEAPVAGRFVEGGRYHPGAAGPGLTQLYGDVWQWTQSPYVAYPGYAPSAGAIGEYNGKWMCDQWVLRGASCATPATHARRTYRNFFPSDARWQFTGIRLAAGAA; from the coding sequence ATGCGCGGCGCGGTTGATGTAAGCACCGAACTCAGTGGGCGCTTTGCCGACAGCCGCCACCGCACGGAGTTTTTGTGCCGCCCGCTCGCGGTTGAGGACTATGTCGTCAGCAGCATGAGCGACGTGAGCCCGACGAAGTGGCACCTCGCGCATACCTCCTGGTTCTACGAGACCTTCCTGCTGGCAGATCACGACCCGTCCTATCGGTCGCCGCATCCTCGCTACGCCTACCTGTTTAACTCGTACTACGTCCAGGCGGGGGAGCGCCATTGCCGCGCGCAGCGGGGGTTGGTGACTCGGCCGACAGTGGAGGAGGTGTTTGCCTACCGGGCGCACGTGACCGCCGCGGTCGCGCGACTCATTGACCGGATTGCCGGCGATGCGGCGCACCCCGCGTGGGCGATTGTTGAGCTGGGCATCCAGCACGAGCAGCAACACCAGGAGTTACTCCTCACCGATATCAAGCACGTGTTCTGGATGAACCCGCTGCGTCCGGCGTACCGCGAGGTGCTCCCGCGCGGCGAGACCGCGCGTCCGACCGCATGGCGCACGTGCGACGAGGGGGTGCGGGTGATCGGTCATCACGGCGAAGGATTTGCCTTTGACAACGAGGGGCCGGCGCATCGCGTCTTCCTCGAACCCTTTCGCGTCGCCGATCGATTGGTCACCAATGGCGAATACCTCGCGTTCATGGAGGACGGGGGATACCGTCGTGCGGAGTTCTGGTTGTCGAATGGGTGGGCGACGGTGCAGCAGCAGCACTGGCTCTCGCCGCTGTACTGGGAGCACGGTCCGGACGGCTGGCATGAATTCACCCTCGGCGGCGAGGCACCGCTGGACCCGGCAGCGCCCGTCACGCACGTGAGTTACTACGAGGCAGACGCATTCGCGCGTTGGAGCGGGCACCGGTTGCCCACCGAGGCGGAGTGGGAAGTGGTCGCTGCGGAGGCGCCAGTCGCCGGGCGATTTGTCGAGGGCGGCCGGTACCATCCGGGGGCCGCAGGTCCTGGGCTCACGCAGCTCTACGGGGATGTGTGGCAATGGACGCAGAGCCCGTACGTCGCCTACCCGGGTTATGCGCCCAGTGCGGGGGCGATCGGGGAGTACAACGGCAAGTGGATGTGCGACCAGTGGGTGCTGCGCGGCGCCTCGTGCGCGACGCCGGCAACGCATGCGCGTCGCACCTATCGCAACTTTTTTCCCAGCGACGCCCGTTGGCAGTTCACCGGGATTCGACTGGCGGCAGGTGCCGCATGA
- a CDS encoding mercuric reductase, which yields MTSKATGVLIDAAIIGSGQAAPGLAVALAQRGQSVRLFEAAQLGGSCVNVGCTPTKTLRKSARIAHLARRAHEFGVTVGPVSVDFAAAMERMAGVVAASRTGLGAWLARTSGVEVVSAHARLDGIHEGRFRVRAGTDTWLARSVYLNTGTRPIAPNIPGLADVPALTNDTLLALRELPPRLLVLGGSYIGLELGQIFRRLGSEVSIVEYSAAVAAREDEEVSARIAAMLTAEGIAIHVGQEAIRVRQEEGDVVVTVRDRASGHESEVWGTHLLVATGRRPNTEDVGLETVGVARDNRGFVPTNGKLETAVPGIWALGDMNGRGAFTHTSYQDHEIVVANLDGRERSADGRMATYAMFTDPPLGRVGLTERDARALMVEGRRFLLATHEMKFVSRAKEEGETTGVIRLLVDADTHQFVGATLLGIGADEVVQVIGAMIAARAPFEVLRDALPIHPTVTEFFPTILGKLKPLA from the coding sequence ATGACATCCAAGGCCACCGGCGTGCTGATCGATGCGGCCATCATTGGGAGTGGGCAGGCCGCGCCGGGCCTCGCCGTGGCGCTCGCCCAGCGGGGCCAGTCGGTGCGGCTCTTCGAAGCGGCGCAGCTGGGAGGGAGTTGCGTCAACGTCGGCTGCACCCCGACCAAGACCCTGCGCAAGAGCGCACGGATCGCGCACCTGGCGCGCCGAGCCCACGAGTTCGGCGTCACGGTGGGGCCGGTGAGCGTCGACTTCGCCGCTGCCATGGAGCGGATGGCGGGAGTGGTCGCGGCGTCGCGCACTGGGCTCGGGGCGTGGTTGGCCCGCACGTCGGGGGTCGAGGTCGTGTCCGCCCACGCCCGGCTCGACGGGATACACGAAGGCCGGTTTCGCGTGCGGGCGGGCACCGACACCTGGCTGGCGCGGAGCGTCTACCTGAACACCGGGACGCGACCGATCGCGCCGAACATCCCGGGGCTGGCGGATGTGCCCGCGCTGACCAACGATACGTTGCTTGCCCTGCGGGAGCTGCCGCCCCGGCTGTTGGTGCTCGGCGGGTCGTACATCGGCCTGGAACTCGGCCAGATCTTCCGACGACTCGGCAGTGAGGTGTCCATCGTCGAGTATTCCGCCGCCGTGGCCGCGCGGGAAGACGAGGAGGTCTCCGCGCGGATCGCTGCGATGCTGACGGCGGAGGGGATCGCCATTCACGTGGGGCAGGAGGCAATCCGGGTGCGCCAGGAGGAAGGCGACGTGGTCGTCACCGTGCGCGACCGTGCCAGCGGCCATGAGAGTGAGGTGTGGGGGACCCACTTGCTCGTCGCGACAGGACGCCGGCCGAACACGGAGGATGTGGGGCTCGAGACCGTAGGTGTGGCGCGTGATAACCGTGGGTTTGTGCCCACCAACGGAAAGCTGGAGACCGCGGTGCCGGGCATCTGGGCCCTGGGCGACATGAACGGTCGCGGCGCATTTACCCACACCAGCTACCAGGACCACGAGATCGTCGTCGCCAACCTGGACGGTCGCGAGCGGAGCGCGGACGGCCGCATGGCGACGTATGCCATGTTCACCGATCCACCGTTGGGTCGCGTGGGACTCACCGAGCGCGACGCGCGGGCACTGATGGTCGAGGGGCGCCGATTCTTGCTGGCCACGCACGAGATGAAGTTCGTGAGCCGCGCCAAGGAAGAGGGCGAGACCACGGGCGTCATCCGCCTACTGGTTGATGCCGACACCCACCAGTTTGTCGGTGCGACCCTGCTGGGGATCGGGGCCGATGAGGTGGTGCAGGTGATCGGGGCGATGATCGCCGCACGGGCGCCGTTCGAGGTGCTTCGCGATGCCCTGCCGATCCATCCCACCGTGACCGAGTTCTTCCCCACGATCCTCGGGAAGCTGAAACCCCTCGCCTGA
- a CDS encoding redoxin domain-containing protein has product MRSYIAPWLLAATFALPVDAQSRPLGPADAQVLPPTDTARVAVGQLAPDFTLATKEGGTVTLSDYRGKKRIILVFYRGHW; this is encoded by the coding sequence ATGAGATCGTACATCGCGCCATGGCTGCTCGCGGCCACGTTCGCGCTCCCCGTCGATGCGCAATCGCGCCCGCTGGGGCCGGCCGACGCGCAGGTCCTTCCCCCAACGGATACGGCCCGCGTGGCCGTGGGGCAGCTGGCCCCGGACTTCACCCTGGCCACAAAGGAGGGGGGCACGGTCACCCTCTCGGACTACCGGGGAAAGAAGCGTATCATCCTGGTGTTCTATCGGGGCCATTGGTGA
- the egtD gene encoding L-histidine N(alpha)-methyltransferase, which produces MTMPQLTWRRALDPQRSAMAREVLAGLRATPKVVSPKYFYDDVGARLFEAITQLPEYYPTRTELEILRTHATDIAGAIGPAATLVEFGSGAAVKVKLLLDALERPTAYVPIDISSEQLVRVALERRREYPALAVQPVCADYTSRVTLPSLEAGSRRVAFFPGSTIGNFHPAEATAFLSRVRDMVGPTGAMVLGVDRRKDPRVLHDAYNDAAGVTAEFNLNVLARLNRELDGIFDLDGFAHRAFFNDGHSRIEMHLESLYDQVAWVAGTSVAFARGETIHTENSYKYDAARLAALVEPAGFQVTRTWTDPNDWFWVVLLDPTPCTR; this is translated from the coding sequence ATGACAATGCCGCAACTCACCTGGCGTCGCGCGCTCGATCCGCAGCGCTCCGCCATGGCGCGCGAGGTGCTCGCGGGGCTGCGTGCCACGCCCAAGGTGGTGTCGCCCAAGTACTTCTACGACGACGTGGGCGCGCGCCTGTTCGAAGCCATCACGCAGCTCCCCGAGTACTATCCCACGCGCACGGAGCTGGAGATCCTGCGCACCCATGCGACGGACATCGCCGGGGCCATCGGCCCGGCCGCGACGCTCGTCGAGTTTGGGAGCGGCGCGGCAGTGAAGGTCAAGCTCCTCCTCGATGCCCTCGAGCGCCCGACGGCCTATGTTCCGATTGACATCTCGTCCGAACAGTTGGTCCGGGTGGCCCTTGAGCGGCGGCGGGAGTATCCCGCCCTCGCCGTGCAGCCGGTGTGTGCCGACTACACCAGCCGCGTCACCTTGCCGTCCCTGGAGGCGGGGTCCCGGCGCGTCGCGTTTTTTCCCGGGTCGACCATTGGCAACTTTCACCCGGCCGAAGCGACCGCATTCCTGAGTCGTGTGCGCGACATGGTCGGCCCCACAGGGGCGATGGTTCTCGGCGTGGACCGACGCAAGGACCCGCGCGTCTTGCATGATGCCTACAATGATGCAGCAGGTGTCACGGCCGAGTTCAACCTGAACGTCCTCGCCCGCCTCAATCGGGAGCTGGACGGGATCTTCGATCTCGACGGGTTCGCGCACCGCGCGTTCTTCAACGACGGGCACAGCCGGATCGAGATGCATCTCGAGTCGCTGTACGACCAGGTCGCCTGGGTGGCCGGGACGTCGGTGGCGTTCGCGCGGGGGGAAACCATCCATACCGAGAACTCCTACAAGTATGATGCAGCCCGCCTGGCGGCGCTGGTGGAGCCGGCGGGGTTCCAGGTGACACGCACCTGGACCGACCCGAACGACTGGTTCTGGGTGGTCCTGCTCGACCCGACGCCCTGCACCCGCTGA